A genome region from Pygocentrus nattereri isolate fPygNat1 chromosome 6, fPygNat1.pri, whole genome shotgun sequence includes the following:
- the nup35 gene encoding nucleoporin NUP35 isoform X1: MDAQGALGIEPMALGSPTSPKPGPGAQFLPGFLMGDLPAPTTPQPRTISLTGGGAEMRSPLLAGGSPPQPVVPTPKDKSGAPPVRSIYDDLSSPVVGMSPLASRKQPFSVLQTPLAGVTGTPGTAATLFSPAGLGQQRKSTLSPAQVDPFFTQGDALSSEDQLDETWVTVFGFPPASASYILLQFAQYGNILKHVMSNAGNWMHIQYQSKLQARKALSKDGKIFGEAIMIGVKPCIDKSVMEGSEKCSSSSGVFTPPVRANNTPVQSVSTPRSAMRPLSAAYKASSSEYQVVSDRDTPRKDDSFVSKAMEYMFGW, from the exons ATGGACGCTCAGGGAGCGCTGG GTATTGAACCAATGGCACTGGGCTCCCCCACCTCCCCGAAGCCTGGCCCTGGGGCTCAGTTCCTGCCTGGGTTTCTGATGGGGGACCTGCCagcccccaccaccccccagcCCAGGACCATCAGCCTGACCGGAGGAGGTGCTGAGATGAGATCTCCTCTTTTGGCAG GTGGTTCTCCTCCTCAGCCTGTGGTTCCCACACCCAAGGACAAGAGCGGCGCTCCTCCAGTCAGGAGCATCTATGATGACCTGTCCAGTCCAGTGGTCGGAATGTCTCCTCTGGCATCACGAAAACAG cctttttCAGTGCTGCAGACTCCGCTGGCTGGTGTGACAGGAACCCCAGGCACAG CTGCCACTCTGTTCAGCCCTGCGGGTTTGGGTCAGCAGAGGAAGAGCACCCTCTCACCTGCACAGGTAGATCCTTTCTTCACTCAGGGAGACGCTCTGTCCTCAGAAGATCAGCTTGACGAGACCTGGGTCACAGTGTTTGG GTTCCCTCCAGCATCAGCCTCCTACATCCtcctgcagtttgcacagtacGGAAACATTCTCAAGCATGTA ATGTCTAACGCAGGAAACTGGATGCACATTCAGTATCAGTCTAAACTGCAGGCGAGGAAGGCCCTCAGTAAAGATGGGAAAATCTTTGGAGAGGCTATTATGATTGGTGTTAAACCTTGTATTGATAAG AGTGTCATGGAGGGCTCAGAgaaatgcagcagcagcagtggggTCTTCACTCCTCCGGTCAGGGCTAACAACACCCCTGTTCAGTCTGTGTCCACTCCTCGGTCAGCCATGAGGCCACTCAGTGCTGCTTACAAAGCTTCCAGCAGCGAATACCAG GTGGTGTCAGACAGAGATACTCCAAGAAAAGATGACAGTTTTGTGTCCAAAGCGATGGAGTACATGTTCGGCTGGTGA
- the nup35 gene encoding nucleoporin NUP35 isoform X2 translates to MALGSPTSPKPGPGAQFLPGFLMGDLPAPTTPQPRTISLTGGGAEMRSPLLAGGSPPQPVVPTPKDKSGAPPVRSIYDDLSSPVVGMSPLASRKQPFSVLQTPLAGVTGTPGTAATLFSPAGLGQQRKSTLSPAQVDPFFTQGDALSSEDQLDETWVTVFGFPPASASYILLQFAQYGNILKHVMSNAGNWMHIQYQSKLQARKALSKDGKIFGEAIMIGVKPCIDKSVMEGSEKCSSSSGVFTPPVRANNTPVQSVSTPRSAMRPLSAAYKASSSEYQVVSDRDTPRKDDSFVSKAMEYMFGW, encoded by the exons ATGGCACTGGGCTCCCCCACCTCCCCGAAGCCTGGCCCTGGGGCTCAGTTCCTGCCTGGGTTTCTGATGGGGGACCTGCCagcccccaccaccccccagcCCAGGACCATCAGCCTGACCGGAGGAGGTGCTGAGATGAGATCTCCTCTTTTGGCAG GTGGTTCTCCTCCTCAGCCTGTGGTTCCCACACCCAAGGACAAGAGCGGCGCTCCTCCAGTCAGGAGCATCTATGATGACCTGTCCAGTCCAGTGGTCGGAATGTCTCCTCTGGCATCACGAAAACAG cctttttCAGTGCTGCAGACTCCGCTGGCTGGTGTGACAGGAACCCCAGGCACAG CTGCCACTCTGTTCAGCCCTGCGGGTTTGGGTCAGCAGAGGAAGAGCACCCTCTCACCTGCACAGGTAGATCCTTTCTTCACTCAGGGAGACGCTCTGTCCTCAGAAGATCAGCTTGACGAGACCTGGGTCACAGTGTTTGG GTTCCCTCCAGCATCAGCCTCCTACATCCtcctgcagtttgcacagtacGGAAACATTCTCAAGCATGTA ATGTCTAACGCAGGAAACTGGATGCACATTCAGTATCAGTCTAAACTGCAGGCGAGGAAGGCCCTCAGTAAAGATGGGAAAATCTTTGGAGAGGCTATTATGATTGGTGTTAAACCTTGTATTGATAAG AGTGTCATGGAGGGCTCAGAgaaatgcagcagcagcagtggggTCTTCACTCCTCCGGTCAGGGCTAACAACACCCCTGTTCAGTCTGTGTCCACTCCTCGGTCAGCCATGAGGCCACTCAGTGCTGCTTACAAAGCTTCCAGCAGCGAATACCAG GTGGTGTCAGACAGAGATACTCCAAGAAAAGATGACAGTTTTGTGTCCAAAGCGATGGAGTACATGTTCGGCTGGTGA